The stretch of DNA ACTAACACCTCGGCCTCTGTGGTGAAGGTGAGTGCCAAAGATCTAGCCATGAAACCCGTAGCCAATCCGTTGGATGCCGTTCAGGGTAAAGTGAGTGGCTTGCAGGTGTTCTCCTCGTCGGGCGAACCATCTTCGCGCCTGTCGATGGCTTTGCACGGACAAGGCTCGTTGGGAGCTGGCACGGGCTTGCTCATCATTCTCGACGGCATGCAGGTTAGCATGGCCGTGCTGCAATCTATGAATTCGAACGACATTGAGAGTGTGCAGTTCCTGAAAGATGCTGCTGCCACCTCTATATATGGTGCGCGTGCAGCCAACGGTGTTATGTACGTAACCACCAAACGCGGGCGAACCGAAACGCGCCCAACTATCAATCTCAGGGCACAATATGCCGTTTCGTCGTTGGCCAACACCGATTATTTCGACCAACTGATGTCTGGCCCCGAACTGTTGCGCTATTATCAGGAGACAGGTATTTACACAGCCGACCAAATAGCGGCCTTAAAGAGCAAGTATTTCAAGGAAACCGACTTCCAATGGTATAAGTATGTGTACCAGCCCGCACCCATGTATACGGCCGATGTGTCGGTATCGGGCGGCACATCGGCCGTAAGATACTACCTCTCGGGTGGTGCATTGAGTCAAGACGGACTGCGTATGGGGTCGAGTTACAAGAAAGCTTTCGGCCGCATCAACCTCGATGCGAAACTGGCCGAATGGGTTCGCGCTGGTGTAAACACCCAAATAGCATACGACGATACCCGCGTTTCGCCCTTCGGCAGCAACAATGCGGTGGGCGGAGGCTTAGCGGCCATGAACGCACCCTTTGCATCGCCCTACGATCCTAATACCGGAAAGGAACTGGAACGTGTGCCACTGCTCGACATTACCACGCCTAGGCACGTTATCTCAACCAATCCCGCCAAGACCAACGCCTTTATCCTGTCGGCCAATGGAAGCCTAACGCTCACCCCGATAAAAGATCTTACCCTGCGTTCGCTTGTAGGTTTGGAGTTGAATTACGGTGATAGCCGTTCGCGTACCTTGCCTAGCTACTATCGTGCATACGGTAATGGCAGTGCCGAACGTGGCTACTCGATGGTGTCGAACTTCACCATCACCAACACCGCAGCCTATAACATGGGCTTTGGCGACCATCATATCACGGCCTTGTTGGGTCACGAATACACCAATTACACAGACGATGGCTTCTCGGCATCGGGTTCGGGTATCTTAGACGACCGTCTTACCCTGCTCAATAACGCCACCCAAAAGAAGAATGTAGGTGAAGAAACCAACAGCTACGCTTTCCTTTCGTTCTTCACCCAGCTGTCTTACGACTTCTCCGAGCGTTATTTCGTCGACTTGGTTTTACGTAACGACGCTTCTTCGCGCTTTGGTCGCAACAAGCGTAATGGCTTGTTCTGGTCGGTGGGACTGTTGTGGAAGGCTAAGGGCGAAAACTTCCTTAAAGACGTTTCGTGGATTAACGAACTAGACTTCAAGACCAGCTACGGTACGCAAGGTAACTCTTCGATACCCCCTTACAGCACTTCATCGTACGTTGGAAAGGTTGGACAGAAGAAAGGCGGCATGAGCTTGGGCTTCGTTAGTCTTGGAAACCCCGACCTAGGATGGGAACATCAGAGCAAATTTACTGTGGGCGTGAAAACTCGCTTGCTAAATCGACTGGACCTAAACTTAGAATATTACAACCGTATAACGAGCAACATGCTCTTCGAAGTTCCGTTGCCCTACACCTCGGGTATGCCTGTGGGCAAGGAAGGTTATGCCACTCGCTATGAGAATGTTGGTCGCTACCTGAACCACGGTATTGACTTCCAACTGGGCGCAGACATCCTTCGCGGGCGCGATTGGGGTGTTTCGGCCAACGTTAACTTCAACTACAACCGCGATAAGGTGCTTGAACTGTTCGAAGGACGTCAGTCGTGGCACGAGCCAGGCGGCCAACTCGCCTACATGGTAGGTAAACCTGTTACCTTCGTTCTTCCGCTTTACAAGGGCGTGAACCCCGAAACTGGTGTGCCCGAATGGTATAAACCAGGTGCCGACAAGAACCAAACGCGTCGCGACGACAACGACGTGGTGTCCGAATATACCTCTTCGCTTAGTCAAAACACAGGCATAAACGCTTACACTCCCTTTACGGGCGGATGGGGAATATCAGCCTATTGGAAAGGATTTTACCTCAACGCCGACTTCTTCGTTGCTCTAGGCAAGCACATGATTTCGATGGATAAGCAGTTTTACGAGAACGATTACCACGTACGTAACCGCGAAGGAAACTACAATGGGTCGCGTAGGCTGTTCGACTATTGGAAGAAACCGGGCGACAACACTGAGTATCCCTCGTTGGCATGGGTGCGCCAAGCCAACCACCAAAGCAATTATGTTGACTCGAAGATGCTTGAAGACGCCTCGTTCATGCGTTTGAAGAACTTCACTTTGGGCTACGACATCCCTCGAAAAAGCCTCGGACGTCAGAACATCGTTCGTACCGCGAAAGTGTTTTTCACAGGTCGCAACCTGCTGACCTTTACCAAATTCCGCGGCATCGACCCCGAAGTGAACCGCAATGTTTCGTATGGCGTCAATCCCAACACCAAGCAATTGAGCGTGGGAGTGGAGATAGGACTCTAACAACAACACACAAATAATGAACACGTATATGAAAACAACGAAGATATTATTCTGGGCGTTTACGTTCGCAGCTATGCTTCAAGGGTGTAATCTCGACCGCGAGCCAGCCGACTATATAGACTATGGCGTCTCGTTTAACAATATGCAAGACGCAGCCAAATGGGATAACGGCATCTATTCCACCCTTCGTGGCAAGTTCGGAGGTGGCTATGTGTTGCCCCAAGAGGCACAAGCCGACATGCTTAACGCGCATGCGGCCTTCGGAAACCTTTATGGCGAGTTCCATGGATGGACCATTTTGCCCGAAAGCAACGTGATACAAGAAATCTATCACTCGTATTATTCGGCCCTTGTAGATGCCAACGTGGTGATAACTAAGTTGCCTCAGTTGCCCGTTAGCGAGTCCGAAAAGCCCACGCAACGCCATTATCTGGGTAATGCATACTTTGCTCGGGCCTTCTATCATTTTAGTTTGGCCTTGCGTTGGGGCATGATTTACGAGCCTACGACGGCCAATAAAGACCTTGGAGTGGTGTTGGCGCTAATGCCTGGATCGTTAGACAAACCGGCTCGAGCCACCAATGCGCAGACCTACAAACAGATATTAGACGACTTGAACGAAGCCGAAACGCTGTTGGCCGATGTTCCTACCAGTCCAGGAAACACCGAAATAAACGCCGATGCAGTGCGAGCACTTCGTGCACGCGTATACTTATATATGGGCGACATGGATAAAGCCTATCAAGAAGCTAAGCAGTTGGTAGACCGAAACACCTATCCGCTTATCGCGCCATATACCTCGAAGCTGAACAGCGAGGGTAAAATAACCCCCAGCGAAGACGCTTTTGCGCAGATGTGGTTCTACGATAAGGGTACCGAACAGATATGGCAGCCCTACGTGGCCAAAGAAAACGAAGTGCCTACGGTTACTTCGCTCTATGGTGCCGACCTCTCTACGACCACCTATTGGGATGAATCCAAACAGTCAAATAAGGTTGGCGACTACAACAAACCTCCCTATGTGCCGACGCGCGAAGTGATTAACGACCTCTTCGCCAGTGGAACCGACCACCGCGCACAGGTTCATTTCGAGTTTGTAAACACCACGGTGAACGACAAGAACGTGTCTACCCAACTCTATGTAGTGTCTAAGTTTAAGGGCAATCCCAACTACGCCACGCTCACCAGCACACATTGGGGTGGCTATGTGCCTAATGGCAATCAGGCTCCCAAGCCTTTCCGCATAGCCGAACAATACCTCATCGTGGCCGAGGCTGCCTACAAATTGGGTAACACTGCTGATGCCCAAACCTACCTCAACACGCTTCGTCAATCGCGTGGTGTACCAACCACGAACCTAACAGGCGAAGATCTCTACGAAGAAATAAAGAACGAACGCGCTCGCGAATTGGCTTTCGAGGGTTTCCGACTTTGGGATTTGCGTCGTTGGAAACGAGGTGTACGCAAGCGTACATTCCAAGGTGCAAAGGGCTATTACCAAGTTCCAGGCTCGTTCTACGCAGGTGGCTACAAGGTAGACATACAACCCGACAACAAGATGTTTGTGTGGCCGTTCCCCGATAACGAAGTGCAGATAAACCCGAACGTTAAGCAAAACCCAGGATGGGATAAGCAATGACACATACGCTAACAAAAAACAAATACGCTATGTATAAGAATATAAAGATATGGGCTTTGCTCATCGTGGCATCGTTGGCAAGCGCATGCCAGAAAGATCTTACCTTGGGCGGAACAGAAGACATCGTTCAAGGCGAGACGCAGACGCTCACCCTCAAGCAAGAGGGCGAAACTAAGATGGTAAGCTTTGCTACACTTGGCCATGAATGGCAAGTGGAGAAGGGCTCTTACGATGCTTGGCTCACCGCAAAGAAAGTGGGACAGGCACTCGAACTAACGGCTACGGCCAACGAAGAAGCCGATGAACGCCAGGCCGAAGTGGTTCTGGCCACGCCCAGCGGTAAGCAAACGGTAACGGTTACGCAGTTTGGCACGGCGCCTTTCATCTCTGTAGACGGTAGCAACGGTACGGCCATCTTCAACCATGAAGCACATACGGCCGTAGAGTTGAACGTTATTTCCAACTCGGATAACTGGCGTGTGGAGCAGGTAGACAAGGAAAAGAACACCTGGCTCACGTACGAAGTCGACCAAAAACAACGCAAGTTGAGGCTAACCCTTACCTCCATCGACCGCAATAGTCCATGGGCGCAAAGCAGTAGAACCGAAAAGCTGTTCCTATCTAACGGCAATAAGCACTTCTTGCTCAACGTAACGCAAAACGGATATGTGCAATTTCAGCTACCCGTATGGGATCTCGACAAGTTTGATTTAGCACGAGTTACCCAGCTGGAAGGCGAAAGAAACAACAGCCGAGATAGAAAGTTCGAGATCGATTCTCTGTTGCCGTACAAGGAAGACTTGGATAAGGTATACTATGCGTTCCATTCTCCCGGTGAGCAATCTCCTCGTATATTCTACTATCCCAACTATCACACCAAGCTAATAGTAAGTGCTTGGCTGAAAGCACCTAAGGGGAAGGAATTCCAAAAAGAATCATACGACCCTTGGTTGAGGCAACAGAACTTCAAGCTGGGTAATAAACAGCGCGTTGCAACCGAAACACAGTACTACTGCGAAGAGGAAAATCAAACGCGATTGATGCATGTTTACGACGATCCCAACAACCTTAAGATGTTTGGTGGCGTCTACAAGAGCCCCTGCATGAAGTACGTTGTGAGCTCAAACGAACTGAAAGTGGGCAGCAATGGCAAGGCTACATG from Prevotella sp. oral taxon 475 encodes:
- a CDS encoding SusC/RagA family TonB-linked outer membrane protein, which codes for MKVRIWMLTLCLLTGLSSVLAQTITVKGNIVDENGEALPGVSIVPKSAPKTGTVSNIDGKFTISVRNGEKLTFSFMGYNSQELAAAPQMNVRMEPSDLTLNDVVVVGYMERKVTNTSASVVKVSAKDLAMKPVANPLDAVQGKVSGLQVFSSSGEPSSRLSMALHGQGSLGAGTGLLIILDGMQVSMAVLQSMNSNDIESVQFLKDAAATSIYGARAANGVMYVTTKRGRTETRPTINLRAQYAVSSLANTDYFDQLMSGPELLRYYQETGIYTADQIAALKSKYFKETDFQWYKYVYQPAPMYTADVSVSGGTSAVRYYLSGGALSQDGLRMGSSYKKAFGRINLDAKLAEWVRAGVNTQIAYDDTRVSPFGSNNAVGGGLAAMNAPFASPYDPNTGKELERVPLLDITTPRHVISTNPAKTNAFILSANGSLTLTPIKDLTLRSLVGLELNYGDSRSRTLPSYYRAYGNGSAERGYSMVSNFTITNTAAYNMGFGDHHITALLGHEYTNYTDDGFSASGSGILDDRLTLLNNATQKKNVGEETNSYAFLSFFTQLSYDFSERYFVDLVLRNDASSRFGRNKRNGLFWSVGLLWKAKGENFLKDVSWINELDFKTSYGTQGNSSIPPYSTSSYVGKVGQKKGGMSLGFVSLGNPDLGWEHQSKFTVGVKTRLLNRLDLNLEYYNRITSNMLFEVPLPYTSGMPVGKEGYATRYENVGRYLNHGIDFQLGADILRGRDWGVSANVNFNYNRDKVLELFEGRQSWHEPGGQLAYMVGKPVTFVLPLYKGVNPETGVPEWYKPGADKNQTRRDDNDVVSEYTSSLSQNTGINAYTPFTGGWGISAYWKGFYLNADFFVALGKHMISMDKQFYENDYHVRNREGNYNGSRRLFDYWKKPGDNTEYPSLAWVRQANHQSNYVDSKMLEDASFMRLKNFTLGYDIPRKSLGRQNIVRTAKVFFTGRNLLTFTKFRGIDPEVNRNVSYGVNPNTKQLSVGVEIGL
- a CDS encoding RagB/SusD family nutrient uptake outer membrane protein, coding for MNTYMKTTKILFWAFTFAAMLQGCNLDREPADYIDYGVSFNNMQDAAKWDNGIYSTLRGKFGGGYVLPQEAQADMLNAHAAFGNLYGEFHGWTILPESNVIQEIYHSYYSALVDANVVITKLPQLPVSESEKPTQRHYLGNAYFARAFYHFSLALRWGMIYEPTTANKDLGVVLALMPGSLDKPARATNAQTYKQILDDLNEAETLLADVPTSPGNTEINADAVRALRARVYLYMGDMDKAYQEAKQLVDRNTYPLIAPYTSKLNSEGKITPSEDAFAQMWFYDKGTEQIWQPYVAKENEVPTVTSLYGADLSTTTYWDESKQSNKVGDYNKPPYVPTREVINDLFASGTDHRAQVHFEFVNTTVNDKNVSTQLYVVSKFKGNPNYATLTSTHWGGYVPNGNQAPKPFRIAEQYLIVAEAAYKLGNTADAQTYLNTLRQSRGVPTTNLTGEDLYEEIKNERARELAFEGFRLWDLRRWKRGVRKRTFQGAKGYYQVPGSFYAGGYKVDIQPDNKMFVWPFPDNEVQINPNVKQNPGWDKQ
- a CDS encoding BACON domain-containing protein yields the protein MYKNIKIWALLIVASLASACQKDLTLGGTEDIVQGETQTLTLKQEGETKMVSFATLGHEWQVEKGSYDAWLTAKKVGQALELTATANEEADERQAEVVLATPSGKQTVTVTQFGTAPFISVDGSNGTAIFNHEAHTAVELNVISNSDNWRVEQVDKEKNTWLTYEVDQKQRKLRLTLTSIDRNSPWAQSSRTEKLFLSNGNKHFLLNVTQNGYVQFQLPVWDLDKFDLARVTQLEGERNNSRDRKFEIDSLLPYKEDLDKVYYAFHSPGEQSPRIFYYPNYHTKLIVSAWLKAPKGKEFQKESYDPWLRQQNFKLGNKQRVATETQYYCEEENQTRLMHVYDDPNNLKMFGGVYKSPCMKYVVSSNELKVGSNGKATCFPVFISDRMHNKSFKLKEVIEFEKKRGMKPDFENQFNSEKITTTTEDPSCKYSRLLFVPENASYDAGSLANVIYFFNWRGVTPEDIDAGLVADADLSGTVGSCQVFYMGGEVLYNREVEGTPGVYEWYTYTLPTSTRNAIEEKGYSYFRGDNSGFVTYFRGEADLIDMRPQQTRTVITYYKSKHYVDLIKKTLNL